In the Clostridium cellulovorans 743B genome, ATTAGGAGTAAGTACTACGTCTGCACCGTATGCTTTAAGAAGCTTTCTTCTCTCAACAGACATAGATTCAGGCATAGTAAGAATCATTCTATACCCTTTTACAGCTGCTATAAAAGCAAGTCCTATACCAGTATTACCACTGGTAGGTTCAATTATTACTGTACCCTTTTTTATCTTTCCTTCTCTTTCTGCTGCTTCTATCATTGCTAATGCAGCACGATCTTTTACGCTTCCAGTTGGATTATATTCTTCAACTTTAACTATTATTTTTGATTTTAACGCGTTATTCTTATTATATCTTTCGATTTCCACCATGGGTGTTTTTCCAATAAGCTCAACAAAGCTTTTTGCAATTTTCATAAATATATCTCCCCAATACAAATTTTAAATATAATACATACTTTGCTTAGTTCTGTTTCTATTATACTCATCAACTAGTTCTTCAAGATTTTTTTCTTCAAGTAACTTTTTAGTCGTCTCATCTATAACCTTCCAAACTGAAAAAGATATAATATCATCTAAATCATTATTGACATCTACCTTTGGTCTGCAAGTAAGTTCTCCTTCTAATGCAGTTAGTATTTCATAGACAGTTAATTCCTTAGGTTTTTTTGCTAATGTATATCCACCTTGAGACCCTTTTCTTCCTACGATTATCCCATTCTTTCTAAGCAATGAGAATATCTGCTCCAAATATCGCTCAGATAATCCCTGCCTTTCACATATACTCTTTATTGTTACTACTTCATTTACAGAGTAACATGCTAGATCTACTATAGCTTTTAATCCATATATTCCTTTTGTTGAAATTTTCAAAGTAACACCTCTCTTTACCGACTTTTCCGATAAACTTAACGCAAGTATAATGCAAAGCACATTTTTTGTCAATAACCTAACGGCTTTTAACTAATTATTTTCATGTTTAAGCAAAAGTATTTCTGTATTATCAACAGCTTCTTTCACTAATTCTTCAATATCTAGATTCTCCTCTGACCTACATATATATTCAAGAACAGGCTTTGTTTTAGGATGTTTAGGAACAAATATAGTACAACAATCTTCATAAGGTAAAATTGATGTATCGTAAGTTCCTACCTTTCTAGATATATCCATAATATCCTCTTTATCCATAGCAATAAGTGGTCTAAAAACAGGTCTATCTGCTACATCAGTACTTACAATTAATCCTTCCATTGTTTGACTTGCAACTTGCCCAATACTTTCACCAGTACTTACTGATTGTATTTTATTTCTTTCAGCAAGAGTACAAGAAACCCTCATCATAAATCTTCTCATTATGATTGTAAGCTCATCCTCTGGACAAAGCTCCATAATCTTCATTTGAATTTCGGTGAAAGGAACAATATAAAGTTTCATCTGCCCTGTATAAGAAGCCAAAATTTTAGCTAAATCGATAACTTTTTCTTTAGCTCTTTCACTAGTATATGGATGACTATGAAAATATACTGAAGATACTTCTGTTCCTCTTCTTGCCATTAGATACCCTGCTACTGGAGAATCAATCCCACCAGATAACATAAGCATAGTACTTCCATTAATGCCATATGGCATTCCACCAGCACCCTTTATTTTCTTCGAGAAAACATATGCATTAGCTCTGATTTCCACATATATAATTTCTTCTGGATTTTTCACACTTACAGTAAGGTCACTAGAATTATCTAAAATATATCCGCCAATTTCTCTTGATACATCAAGAGAATTCATAGGGAAACTCTTATTTGCTCTATTTGTTATAACCTTGAAGGTTTTTTTATCAAATTCCTTTGCTTGTCTTAGCGCTTCTTCGCTTATTGCCTCCATGGTTTTTTCTACCTGAACAACTTCACAAACTTCTTTTATACCAAAAATCCTTACGATTCTAGCTATAGCTTCTTCCATATCTGTAGTTTCTATAAAATATCTACCTTCATCGATTACAAACTTAAAATCTAATCCTCTCAAATTTTCTGCTATTCTTTCTCTAAGATGATTTTCAAACTTCTTCTTATTAAGTCCTTTTAAAAATATCTCTGAGGCATATTTTATTAATAATAATTTTTTCATCTTAAGATTCTCCTTAAAAATTTTAATGTGTCTTTAATGGCTGCTATTGTATAATCTATATCTTCTCTTGTTACACTTTCATCAAAGCTAAACCTTATACTTCCCTCAGCTTCTTTTGCTGTCCTTCCTAAAAATTCAAGAACACTTTTTTTCCTCTTCTTAGAAGAACAAGCTGAATCCATTGACACATATATACCTTTTTCCTCTAAACTATGAAGAATTACTTCTCCCTTTAGTCCTTGGAAAGATACATTTAATATAAATGGTGAAAATTTCATATCTCCATTATTAATATTTACTCCATCTATTTGCATCAATTGCTGAGCAAAATAAGTTTTTATCTCTCTGACTTTTTCAAAAACCGCTTCATATTTCTTATAAGTTATTTCAGCAGCTTCTGCCATTGCTGCTATGGCTGGGAGATTTTCTGTTCCTGACCTAAAACCATTTTCCTGTCCCCCACCAAGGATAAGCTGTTTTGGAACAAGGCCTTTTCTTAAATATGTAAAACCAATCCCTTTAGGTCCATGAAACTTATGTGCACTAGCTGTTATCAAATCAACCTTTAATTTTTTTACATCAATTTTATATTTACCATAGCTTTGAGCTGCATCAACATGAAACTTAGCTCTAGAACTCTTTGCTTTTATTATATTACCAATTTCCTCAATTGGCTGAACAGCCCCAATTACATTATTGACATGAGCCATAGATACTAGGACAGTATTTTTATCTATCTCTTTTTCTAATTCTTCAAGTGAAATTTCACCAT is a window encoding:
- a CDS encoding cysteine desulfurase family protein, with the protein product MKKDIYLDNAATTKPFEEVAKKQYEVMLNYFGNPSSVHKLGVESFKVLKKSREVIAKTLNAGSDEIIFTSGATESNNFIIRGFIGENSKVITTEIEHPSVISTFKLLEEEGVTVVYLKCNKDGEISLEELEKEIDKNTVLVSMAHVNNVIGAVQPIEEIGNIIKAKSSRAKFHVDAAQSYGKYKIDVKKLKVDLITASAHKFHGPKGIGFTYLRKGLVPKQLILGGGQENGFRSGTENLPAIAAMAEAAEITYKKYEAVFEKVREIKTYFAQQLMQIDGVNINNGDMKFSPFILNVSFQGLKGEVILHSLEEKGIYVSMDSACSSKKRKKSVLEFLGRTAKEAEGSIRFSFDESVTREDIDYTIAAIKDTLKFLRRILR
- the thiI gene encoding tRNA uracil 4-sulfurtransferase ThiI, whose translation is MKKLLLIKYASEIFLKGLNKKKFENHLRERIAENLRGLDFKFVIDEGRYFIETTDMEEAIARIVRIFGIKEVCEVVQVEKTMEAISEEALRQAKEFDKKTFKVITNRANKSFPMNSLDVSREIGGYILDNSSDLTVSVKNPEEIIYVEIRANAYVFSKKIKGAGGMPYGINGSTMLMLSGGIDSPVAGYLMARRGTEVSSVYFHSHPYTSERAKEKVIDLAKILASYTGQMKLYIVPFTEIQMKIMELCPEDELTIIMRRFMMRVSCTLAERNKIQSVSTGESIGQVASQTMEGLIVSTDVADRPVFRPLIAMDKEDIMDISRKVGTYDTSILPYEDCCTIFVPKHPKTKPVLEYICRSEENLDIEELVKEAVDNTEILLLKHENN
- a CDS encoding RrF2 family transcriptional regulator, whose amino-acid sequence is MKISTKGIYGLKAIVDLACYSVNEVVTIKSICERQGLSERYLEQIFSLLRKNGIIVGRKGSQGGYTLAKKPKELTVYEILTALEGELTCRPKVDVNNDLDDIISFSVWKVIDETTKKLLEEKNLEELVDEYNRNRTKQSMYYI